The region attttcacctgtttagcaggagtggagcaagcggaggtttgcccggtgccgcagtggtcatgtcagtgggatccaggggtttctctgtgaatgtcaCATTCCTGTGGCAGCGTGCTCGCTGCTCGCTCAGATTAGAAGTTTAATTTTTCGCTGTagaaaaaagttttcttcccacggaGAGTAAACAgcagacgctaatgtttttgtcactttttatggaatcaaactcaaagtaaggtcagtacttccatgcatattatccactgttgatctgcacatgTCTGTTACCATGGGCATCGAAcgcgcttacgtcattgtcatgagataCTCTCACAAATGCAGTAATGCGGCATGCTtacaggaaagtaacagtaatctaattactttttgtgATAGTAATcacttactttacttgttacttgaaaaaagtaattgcaTTATACTTGCaacacgttactgcccatctctgaatACAACTAACTGAACCCCACTAACTGCGTGTTGTTAAACTGTGGGAGGAACCTGGAGTCCCCAGAAAGAACCCATGCAGACAGAGGGGTATCATGTAAACTCCACATAGGAAGGACGGtggatctatctatctatctatctatctatctatctatctatctatctatctatctatctatctatctatctatctatctatctatctatctatctatctatctatctaaagAAGTAAATCTGATATGAAAGCAAGTGGAGCAGCCATTACATAATATTATTCTTAGAGTCTGTAAGCGAGACTGAAAACTCATAGTTTCCTGCAGTTGTGCAGTTGTCATTGTTCCGTGCTGAAACAGAATCGTTGCACTGACTGAGCAGAAAAAGCAGCGGAGCTCAACCAACCTTCTCTTCTCTGCAAAATGAATGAGGGCAGCGAGCCACAAAAAGTACACGGTTTCTTATGTCTGTAGTTACAAAGATATGGGAAGAATGCAAACTGAAGCTACAGTTCACATTATAGAAGCTGCTAGTGCAGAGCTGCTGTGCCTGTTCCTGCCACAAAAAGACATAAAGGCTGATTCAGGATGAttgcaaacagaaacacaaactttgACACCAAATTCCTCGCTCCTTCGACCAAACACATCTCAGGCTCCTGTGTGCTCTGTCAGCAGATCTATTGTCAGCGGGATGTATTAAAAGCAGCCACATTTCCCCTGGGCTGACAGGCCCTCCCTGTGTTATTCTCTAGAGAGGACGTCAGCTCGGCATTATTAAGGGACCGCACCGTCTTAATTACTGGCTGTCATGGTCTCTACTGTTTCCTCGCTTGGAAAATTATTCTCTTCTGCAGTACTcgatcgatctgtccatccatccatccttagAATAAAAGCTTATTTTTGCATCATCCAGTGAAGATCCAAAGGTGAATAATGACTGCTACACCTCTGCATCATGTAGCATTGCTTCATTTCACACTCAAATCACACCAGAAACACCAGTATGACAGAAGACGTACCCTGGGTGTGTACTGTTCCAAGctgaaatgggaaaaaaaaagcttttcattTTATTGTAAATATAGTGTATACTCAGCGGACTACCAGCGATGTCCTAGATTTAACCGTCTCGGCTGACACCACCTCCAGCACTTGTCTGTTGTCGCTATGAGAATGCTAACACGCAGACTTTCTTGAATAATTTACACgactttgttttttgtaactTTGGAGGCAAGAAAGACACAAAAGTGAGATCTTAGAAAAATATGACAAGGGCCTTCTCATCTACCGACATTATTTCACCTTTCCTGAAGGCAATCCTAGCTGATCACCTTTCCCATTAATCCCTTAGCTGTGCTTCAGGTATTATCCCACAGTGCTTGGAATTACTTGCAAATCGCTGCTTAAACTTTGCTTTTCATCACGTTGGATTTGGTGTGGACACCTTCTGTGTCATGCAGTAGCATTATATCATTTAGCACAAAGAATTACCACATTTGCATTACAGACTGAAAAGGTAGATGCTATAAATGAGCCTATTTTTCCAGTCTGTGATAAACAAATGGGACAAAATGTTACAATTCTTCAACAAGTTTAGTTAGTAAACAAGATATTAATTAAGTCTAATACATTTCCAAGcataaaagaagcaaaaatgtTTCCCCAAGCTTTTGACTCCCATggttttacaatttttttgctttgatttttactctgattttttaactttaatattAATCTTTTTGTCTGGGTGTTTGAAAGCCAAattaaacaataataaataacatgaaataataaattaaatactGTACTATAGTTCCACAGTCATATTGGCTGTGGTGAAAAAAAGGACAATGATGCACATGTACGGGAACAGATAATCAGTTTAACCAAGTTCAACAATAATACCTTGAATTTTATTTGCACTCAAGAATGCACAAGACGCTACCATTTTTCATAGAGAACTTTATtgaatatatctatatatttatatatgtatatatttatatataccttatattttttgtctttacCAATGAGGATCAgtatattgtattgtattgctTCCCCTTTTCCATATTGTTCCTTCCGTGTATCAGTCTGCTGAGTGGAAATTTACTAGTTTTCCATCTGAAGAGCTTCATGTTTGACTTGTGTCAGCAGCCTAGGTGTTGGGAAAAGAACCTGGTGACTCACGCTGGCTTTAAAATGGCTTTCACATCAGGACATGAATTGAAAACGAAAGAACGAGATCTCTGCTTTTGAGCATGTTTTCATAAACATTTTGCAGAAAGCAAAACTACAAGATTAGGACGTGCTCTAGAGTCGATTTAGTTCTGTAACAAAGATGTAGTTTGTTGTACTCAAAGATTATTGTGTAAAAACCATAGACAGCACCAACACAGACCACATTTACTTTGCCAGCACTTAGGCTACTGAGCATATGTCACAGGCAGGCATAAAGCCTTTTATAGCCCAAAGTTACAGGTGTAGGAACTCTGAAACAATATAACATTAAGAATATCTATACATACCACCACCAAAATAAATAGATTAATATAAAGTCTATCGCTTACAGTTATACACTAGTCAgaacattaaaaacactgattATTAGGCTACGTTGGTAATGTTTAGAAAGTAAAACATCAATTCATTTCCTACAACGAAATGAAGACAAAATGATGATGGAGAGAAATGAGGATCAGGGTTATAGAAGAATAAAATGGAAGGAGAGTAAAATAGTttagagaaagagaaaacaccAAAGAAAAATCTAACATTAGGAAACAGGGCCGGGCGACGTGGTAAAATCTGCCAGCTGGCCATCGTCAGTCCAACAATCAGCAGTTGCCTTTATATTATACAGGATGGGCGTGTATGCAGCAGCCACTTCTCCCCCTAGCTGCACACACTCTTGTTCACtgccaaaaaaccccaaacaaaataGTTATGAGAATTATTTTAAACTGGACTAAATTTGCAAGCTGTTAGACCCAAATGAAGCAGGATACCTTTCAGGTTCTGAAAGGGTTTTTAAGTGATCAGGTGCAGAAAACTATAATGTACTGATGTGCAACATGCAGCTAGCTTACATAGCATAGCTCTGGAATCACTTGTTAGCTTGGAAAGTTGTCGGACAATAAAGACTTTCACAGGAACTCGACATTCTGCAGCGCCATCACTACCATATAATGTCAGGTCTCCATGACAACTCACTCTCAAGAAAATAAACGCGAACATCCTAACGCTGCTAATTGTAACTGTGATTTACACCTCGACGTCTTGCCAAACTGAATTTTCATAGAGGCAGACCACTAAATTAGAAAAACTAAATGACATAAATAATAAACAGCTGACGGGTTATATGGGCCTATTGATCCAGTTGCCCAACCTTATTCGCAAATAAGACAAACGTTTCAAAAATATTTCTCTAAAAGACAACGGAAGAATTAATTACATGTAaacagaatagaaaaaaacatttacactaAAAAGATTATACACATTCAAAGTGACAACtgggtaaaaaacaacaacaacagcaaaaataacaaacaaactgtgGTCCAGAAAGTTGTCTAGTTATATGTAGAATggttagaaaagaaaaattactTTCTTTCAAATACTGACGTGCCCCTGAGCAAGGCACATAACACCCAATTGTCCCAGGGGAGCCACTCCTAAACTGACCCAACAGGGAGGCTTTTATCGGCCAGCTTCCAGTTCCAGCGTTGTGAGGGTGAAGCAGGGTGTTGCTGAAACAGAGCATGCATGCTCAGTCAACTTTCCCCGAACAAATCAAAGCTGATAAAATGAATAAGATGATATATAAATGAATTTACACACCCTCTCACTTTTGTTCACATGCTTTCCACGTGACACCACTGACTGTTAGTGTACATaagcaagagaaagaaaaataaaaagtcatcGAAACgaatataaaaatattacaaaaaaatgtaTACCCTGCAATAACCATTACGATCATAGAAACACCAGCAACATGATAATAATATTCAAGGAGTTACAATCTCATGTAGAGATGATAATCACTCAGAATGAAAAGACAACCCAAAGATTACCATTTACAGACATTATGTGCTTTTGTTTTAGTGAATGGGTTGATAATATACtcaataatacatttattattcTAGTTTCAGAAATAGTATATAGTTATAGCTAATAAAGAGACCGAGGGAAGAGGAACGGAAGCTGGTGTGCGCGCtcgtttctctttccctcttcctCCGACTTTCTGTCACCGGGGTTGGgttgaattcattttcaaacgCAGCTGATTCAGAAGTGCAGTCTGACTTTTACATATCAGTCCAGTAATCAGATTTAGAGCACATGTTATGTGGTACATGTCTCGCTGTAGAATTTTCCTCTTAGAAATCTCAGGCAACATTTCATAAACCCCCTCAAAAATAGGCTTTTACTTCAAATCTGACTGAATGGTTAGAACGTTTTTTGCTTTGCTCACTTTTAAATATTGAGTAAAATGGCTGATCTCTTATATTAGAGTAATTTGTAACTTCTGATTCTAACTAAATCTCCATCCCCTGAGTGTAAACTGAATTGAACCCCACCATGTCCTTGGTTTTTGCAGCCCTTTGCGGGACATTCAACAGATACTGCCTTGGAGCCTTCGGTATCAAATCGTTATCATAAGCAGTCATACAAACCCTGGAATCAGTTTTactcatttaaaaacacacataaagtGCATAAACGTCCAGCTCTACGAGCGCTTTCAAATTTCAAATGGCATCCAACAATGTTTCCACTGCCAGATGACAAAATGACCATGAATCATGAGCAGGAAGATgtaagtgagtgagtgatggtGATTATGTTCCAACTTTAACCATGGTTATCACTTCCTTATTGttgtcttatttttaaaaataaagttatttttgGCTCTTCCCTTATTAACTGGCAATTATGGCAAATAAATTAAAGTCTATTGTATTATGGTGTCTctccagcattttctctgttggtCTCCAGAGCAGACTAATGTCAATCTAAGATTGTAACAATGTAACAATGAGAGGTTCTCTGGAGAGGCAGCTGAAAGATATACTGAGTCTGCTGTTGGGGAAGCATGAGAAGGGAAGCGCTGTCTGTGCAAATTAATTTTCAAAATAGTAAAttggacacattttttttttatgtttgaaaaAAGATGTGCCAAATATGCATTGTGTAAGTAAAAATAGAATATAGTAATACTCAAATCTCATAAAACTATATCTTATTCATAATAGAACACAGAAAATATATCAACTGTTAAAAAGTGACATTTTACTATTTCCTGGAAAATAGATTTGGAATTTAGTGGCAACAACATGTCTCAAAAAACTGGGATGGGAGCAACAAATACCTGGAAAAGTGAggattattaaaaagaaacaggtgGAGGGACTAATTAGGTTAATTCACATCAGGTCAGTAACctgagtaaaaataaaaagcttagACATGTAGGGTTACAATATCCGAATAATGTTCGTCAGCACAAAACTGCAAAGACTTTGATGACTCATCGTCTGCGCtacataatatcatcaaaacttTCAGATACTCTTGGGAAATCTGTGCACAACAAGGCAAAAAAATCAATACGAGGCGACTGTGCTCTCTGGGCCCTCGCAGAGCACTGCTTTAAAAGCAAGCATGAATTTGTCATGAAAATCCTTGGATGTGCTCAGGAACACATCTAGGAATCATTGTGCGCAAACACAGATCAGTGTGCCGTCCACAAACACAGGTTAAATCTCTGTCAAGCAAGCTTAGATCATGTCAACTTCTCTTGGCCAATGCTCATTTAAAAGGGACCAAGTGGAAAACTGAGTGGTCAAATAAATTGAAATGTAAAAtttctttttggaaaacaagGACATGGCATCCTCCAGACTAAAGGGGAAAGTAACCATCTGGCTTGCTGTTAGTGTTCAGTTAAAAAGGGAGTGCAAAAAGACTGGCACTAATGCAGATTTTAGAGCAACATAAGCTTCCAACCAGATGCTAAACCACAGAGGAGTTCATGTCTTGAACTCCCAACTTGAATTTCCcaactggaaaacaaaacaaaaaactgacgCATCATGACATCACAACAAAGGAGACCTAGGACTTGAGTCACTAGGATCCAACATTAGATGTAGAACAGCATTCCTACGTCTAATATTGTAAGAGAGGATGATGCACACAAACATGGGAATGACCCAGCTTTTTCGAGACATACTGCTTCCATCAATTTCAAAATGACagatttttctcagtttaaacatttaatatgtGTGAGTAAAATATCTATTTATGAGATTTGCCTCGTCTCCTTcctgttttttatttacattttataaagTTTTCCAATGGTTTAAGAATTGTGGGCAACACTTTGGGAAACGCAAATCTTTCCGTTTAAACAAATACTAGAAAGATTTGATGCCAAAATAAGTTACTTGCTCAAACGATCATGTTGCCGTATCTTACTGCGACAACTGGCAGTGGAGTAATGGAGGCGTTAAGACTAAAGCTTTAAGTCCATGGCTGTTCCTTTCCTTAGAACTGTGGTGAATGCCCATCTGTCACTGTAAATACCTTTGACACACAGTGAAAAATAATCAGGCTCACAGTGCGGCAGCCTCCTCTGATCTACGTTAGATATGGCTGAGGTCGCTCTCTCTCGGGTCCAGAGGTTAAGGAGCTACTGTTGACCTTCAATTGGCAGTCAACTTGTCACTGAGCAGCTTGTTACTTGGCAGAATGTACCCGTCTGTGACGCTCTCGTccttttaaaacagaaatggaAGAAAGAATTGTGACTTGTACCATCTGGCCACTTTATAATTTAATTATTATGTTAAAAAGTGTTGCAAAGTTTAGAATACCAAAAAGCAAGGACTCTGTGTCTTGCtttgtgaaaagaaaatgtagaTTTAAGGCCAATCCGATCTAAGATGTGTACAAATTAGTGATTTGTAAGTGGGGTTTATAATCATCAAAGCTTCCTTTACTGTTTCTTTCAGGATTTAAAAAGATGTCCTTGTAGAAACTGACAAAACTGAGATAAGGGAAATAAATAACGAAAGCGTTCCCCTGCCTCCTCGGCAAGGCACCTAACTGCTGCATTGGGAGGCTGTTTTATTACACATCTGGGAGTTTTGTATCTCTATGATTTAGTGAGTAATTCAGGaataaaaaacagagaaaagaaacatttcCCGAATCCGCCACTGTACCCCTGCTGTGCAATTAACAAAACAGGTTTCAAAGTCATGACAATTTTTAAGGCGGCTGTCATGAATTTGCTCTTAGCATCAGATGTTTGATGactgtttataatatttatgGCAGCTCGATACCTCAGGCTCAAGGACAGAAACCTTATTGTTGACGTGCCACCCACACATTTACAGCCCTACTCTTCCTCTCTAAATTCCATCTCtatttctcctctcctctctctctgagtTTAAACTGGTGTCGTTTTCCTGTTTAGCGTATCTGAGTTGCTATCCCGGTCCCTTTTGGCTGTCAGTCGGTCCAGGGTTCCCACGTTGCCCCTGTCCCGCTCCATGGTGGCTGTAGATATCGGGGCTGGCTGGGTGGTCGGAGCAGCTGATGTGGAGGTATTCAGCGGTGCTGCGTTCTGGGCTACAGCTGCCGCTGCTGCCAAGTTGGACTTGGAGTGGGAAGGGAGCGTACTGCTGCTTAtcactgctcctcctcctcctcctcctccaccgctGCCACTGCCACTGCCACTGGAATCTTTTGGGAAGTAGTTGTGGAGCTGGTAGAGCGTGGCACGGTCCACCGTGCCATAGAGAGGTGGGGCACCTCCTCCGAGGCTGCCTAGCTTGGAGTCCCTTGAGAGGGTGTACATGGAGATGTCTCCACCTCCTCCGCTCCCACTGCTGCTGGTGTGGTGGGGGTTGGGCAGAGTGGCCACAGAGAATGGCGGTGCAGATGGTGGCAAGCTGAAGGTCTTGGAAGCTCCAACGGGCGAGGTCTCCTGCGAACGCGGCGGGTCAGTGGAGCGTGAGCTGGAGCGCGAGCGCCGTCTGAAACGGTAGCTGGGCAGACGAAGCATGGCGTGCGTTGTGCTCTTGAAGAGGTCAGTGCGAGAGCGGCAACGGAGCTCCTTGTTCTTCTCGATGTAGATATTGACAGCGAGCACGCCGACCATCTCGGCCAGGATGAAGGACAGACCGCCAAAGTAGAATGACCAGCCGTAGGAATAATGCCACTTCTTATCCTCATCCTTCTTGGGGGAGATGTCGCTCAGTGCTGCTGAGATGTACACGATCACTCCAATGATGTTGCTGAGGCCTAAAGAAAGATACAAGAGAGATACAAGTGCTCCTCTGAGTCAAATTAACCTGCTGGTTCATTAAATTGTTTTGCAGACAGGCTTTCTGGAAGTGCTTCCTCTCAATTACACTGAGAAGAGGCATGCACAGTATGACAGTCAATCTGCACATCATACATAAGGAGATTAATCTAACTCTACGACTGATAGATATAGGTTCATCCTGGCATGGGCACTGCAGATTATCTTAAGCTGTATAATGTATATGCTAGGTCGTGTTTCATGGCTCATGCTACatgaatataataaaaaaagaagcatctaagtgttcagaaaTTCTTTTTAGTAACAGAATACAGAGATTTTAAGGACACGGTATCTGTTAGGGATTACAAAGTCAGCCGGGGTAAAATACAAACTGCCCATTTTAGTGTTAATAAAAAATGTAGCAAACATACCTTCAAACAAAATCTTCTTTTCAAACTCTGACTGGAAATATAGATTTCTTTTCCCAAACCACAGTAAAGCTGCAGTCTTACCTGCAGCTACAAAGAGAATCCCACCACCGAGAATAATGTTCCTTTTGCTTTTATAGAATCCGCTGGAAGCGACACACACTCCACCCAAAAGAAGCAATATGGCACTGAGGATGGGGAAGATGCTGGAAGCTCTCACCACACCTGCACGAGACAGCAGATGAGAGCATCATTGTTTTGGctgcagtgctgctgtttaCAGTCTGTGCACTTGAATCTGATATACGACTGAGTCTGTACTTTTCTAATAGTGGTTCATTAATGCGTTTTCTTCTTGAGGTTCAACACCACTTGAAGGTGCAAAGTTAACAGCCTTGTGACACTTCTGAGGAATAAAAGTGTTACCAAGGCTTGGCACAGCTGACACTACAAATTGGCTGTGGAACAGCAGATGTCTTTTTATATGTTTCctacattatattttatatggCACATAATGCCTTTCGAGTCCCCGAGTTTTTCCAAGACTAAATAAAAATAGTTAGATGGCATGTCGTCTTAAAACTAGAGAAGAaagctatttttttcttttcaaaatgtgAGATAATAAAAGTTATGGGGAACATGATGATTTTTACACTGTAAATTGAAACTTAATGAATAATTCTTTGTTACAAATACAGTAGCCACAGCTCCTCAGCAAGAGTGCACAATCGGCAATTTTGCTGGAAAAGGCCGAATTATATAAAAATCCTTTTCAGCATATCCTTCTGCAGATGCTTCATAGCTATAAACAGAAGTGATAACAGAGAGACGTTATAGAAGATGAAAAGCTCCATCTCAGGCAGGAATATGTGGAAAAGCAGAGCTTTCACATTTTCAAGGTGACTTCTAAAGCTTTGCCTCTGAGCTgaaggtaaaagaaaaatgctgtgaTAACCATTCATTCACAGAAGCTTCTGTCAGACATGCACGTTAAATTTCACGTCTCATTTTTTTAACAAGTCAAACGCACATGTGAGCAACGTTCACCTCTTTGGGAAAAAAACATGGATTATGATAAATTGTTGGTGCGATTTTTGCAAACCTGCAATTGCATAACGGCTCATGCATATAGTTCTATTTGTTAGAAATGAATGTAAACTATTGATATTTCATTTTGCATgaaaattagtgttaatgataccAACTAACTAAGTGTAAACTGAATTGCTAACGATTCTAAAAACtaacagtaaatactttctGAACATGCTGAAATGCCTGACATTAAAAGGGCAAAGGGATGATTGTTGTTCCTCATGacattcaaaaaataaataaataaataaataaaatcatcatgcaacacacaatgaaacaagaCAAAAATGTACCTGCAGTAATGGTGGTGAGTGGACTcaacaaaaggaaacaaaaacaggcaaaactaaataaaaggggataaagaaagacaaagacagGTGGAGACAGGGAAACAACAGATACACTAGGATgatatgaaaagagaaacacaagTAAGAatataaattgtgttttactttgaaaacacTGGTggttgtctgtgtgcatggagTTAATGTGTGGCTCTCTGATTACAACCAtttcaaaactaaacacacaacCAATCAAATATTGtctaaaaacaaccaaacagatATATGCCTTTGGGTTTTTCCAGCTAATTAAAGAGTTGGTGCTTAACCCTTTTAATTCCAATCACACTCTTTTCCTAAACCTAATAAGTAATTGTTCCAAATCAGCGAGTGAAAGTAAAAAGCcagtaaaaagaaacagaatcaGGGAGTGACAGATGTGAAACAACTGCAAAACTGAAGTcgccatacctcaacgttacacaGTTAAATCCCTTAAACCTTCAACTCCAGacacatgtttttaaaacaagATCATTTCTTAGGCGCCAGTATAGCCACATTTGATGGTTGATGGTTTTGTTGCAATAATAAGTCCAATATTTCTAAGAGAATCTGTGTAGACTGCtattttttaaggaaaaaacGCCATCAGCTCACCATCTGCTACATAAGCATGATATAACCTCTTTTTTGGCCACAGACACAATTTCACTGGTTGAGCTGTGTTTCTgggtaaaataaattaaactcaCTGGCCACGTTATGTATCAGCTGCTTGTTaatacaaatatctaatcagtgACACACATACCACAAGAATATTTCATGATTATTGGCTCCAGATGGGCTGGTTTGAACTTTTGAGAAACTGCTGGTCatttgggattttcccacacgaCAATCTCAAAGATGAGGTGTGAGCAGCAGATCTCTGGGTGAAAAGGTGAGCTGAGTAATTCAAATAACCACTCGCTAAAACCCAGGTATGCAGCAGAGCATATCTGACACACAACCttgaaacagcagcagaaggccacactgggtgccactgCTGTCAGCTACAAACAGGAAATGGACACTTTGTACCAACTAAGCCTAATTTCAACACCACCATCTATCGGAGGATgattgctgaccatgtccacttctttaggaCCACactgtacccatcttctgactGCTGCTTCCAGCACAATAATGCACAaggtcacaaagctcaaatcatcttgaacatgacaatgacttcactgcactcaaatggcTATCCATCAATCTCTATGCCAGCTAccacagggcgagaggcggtgtacaccctggacaggtcgccagcctGTGGCAGGCCAGCATCTCAGGCCTTTCTCATTAAATAGGGTTGTTATTGAAACTTAGATgaaactaaagaaaacaaacccatCTAATATCTCTCAGGACTGTCATTCACTCTAAATTTAAAATAGTTTCAATTATTAAAAAACGAATAAAAAAGACTGTGAAGTGCAGAAAAGCAGACAGGAGAATTTCAGATAGTATCACTGCACCTGTCACAGAAATAGATGTCTTTACATAACGTATAAAGCTGGAACATATGCGTTGTAAACCAAAAAGGTTCAGGCTGTGCGAAGCAGAATCTGCTATCACAATGGAGGCAGGATGTGAAACCAGAATCCTGAGCTGAAAATAATCCATTAGTGAAGGCTGTTCTTTCAATTCCTCtgtgaaaaaaaacagcagctttcTGCACACCCCCAGACTCCCAACCCCATGCACCTGGGCAtttatacacacatgcacactctgTACAGACACTTACACACACCTTCAGGAACGCTTCGCTTGAATCTGACATCCGTGCATTGATATCCGCCCACCATCCCCTTCTGTCCTTTCTATCCGCATGTGATGGAGACTGTAGTGTGTGCAGTTCTGTTTGCTAGTGTATGGTTATCTAATGTctctcttcatgtttgtgtgcattGTGTATTTCTAagacagtgtgtgtatgtgtgtgtgtgtgtgtcactcacGCAGCAGATACTCTGCAGCATCTTGGTCATAGTCTGCGTCGTCTGGGAAATGATTGATCTGGGAACACACACCCCTCTTCAAACCTgaaaaaagacagagaagaagaagagggggagAAGATGA is a window of Maylandia zebra isolate NMK-2024a linkage group LG22, Mzebra_GT3a, whole genome shotgun sequence DNA encoding:
- the cacng8a gene encoding calcium channel, voltage-dependent, gamma subunit 8a encodes the protein MEAKGRNMPSDISFLPRPAMVWCERGIQVLLTTMGAFAAFALMTVAIGTDYWLYARAFICNSTANSSQEDSNNKDKKDPGALTHSGLWRICCLEGLKRGVCSQINHFPDDADYDQDAAEYLLRVVRASSIFPILSAILLLLGGVCVASSGFYKSKRNIILGGGILFVAAGLSNIIGVIVYISAALSDISPKKDEDKKWHYSYGWSFYFGGLSFILAEMVGVLAVNIYIEKNKELRCRSRTDLFKSTTHAMLRLPSYRFRRRSRSSSRSTDPPRSQETSPVGASKTFSLPPSAPPFSVATLPNPHHTSSSGSGGGGDISMYTLSRDSKLGSLGGGAPPLYGTVDRATLYQLHNYFPKDSSGSGSGSGGGGGGGGAVISSSTLPSHSKSNLAAAAAVAQNAAPLNTSTSAAPTTQPAPISTATMERDRGNVGTLDRLTAKRDRDSNSDTLNRKTTPV